A single region of the Parasphingorhabdus litoris DSM 22379 genome encodes:
- a CDS encoding lytic transglycosylase domain-containing protein yields the protein MSSMVSRIILASLLLTPVTCMAAEQSGGATLSDPTGGNAVLGLQRWRVLTQSDNYSFDDYAGFLVTYPDWPEDTRMRRNAEQAIDINNFSASRVIAFFDRFAPLTNAGAAKYAIALQSRGETLKANAMAKQAWRGGTLTDEDEAALLNRFSGALTVDDHDARMNALLWSRATRDAAGQLGFTSSERRAVFEARLAQLTDAPDAGAKARTVNSLAQYDAGYIADRARYLRNKGQSYNARQLMANRPVLRIRPSSPSQIATWYDANLINARAAYNDRQWTVAYNIASKVDDAYAAPTDIAAQSSRIRDKYSDLTWLAGNAALWGQRNPAKAVAMFDRYARSYNSPNIRSKGYYWAGRAAAEAGQNAEATAYFEKAAAFPAYFYGQLAHERLGRSLPSFNRKPAVEITDQDRRNFDQDPMVIATKASARTGPWREQIRFYRALSFNAKTTKDYALISDLSARIGQRDLGVIAGISAQGQKLAATDSTLFPTLTVPNGYQNNWTSIHAITRQESQFARGAISHAGARGLMQLMPGTAREQSGKAGLRYNLSSLTSDPQYNIRLGSGYFQRMLRYYGGSRPLAVAAYNAGPGNVNKWLRRNGDPRQGGIDWLKWIEDIPISETRNYVKRVLENAVVYDTLNPRGPELKSDTPLTRYIGKNYKG from the coding sequence ATGTCCAGTATGGTATCAAGAATTATTCTCGCAAGCCTGCTTTTAACCCCGGTAACCTGTATGGCTGCCGAACAAAGCGGTGGGGCGACACTCTCCGATCCCACGGGTGGAAATGCGGTACTCGGCCTGCAACGCTGGCGTGTTTTGACTCAGTCTGACAATTATTCCTTCGATGATTATGCTGGCTTTCTAGTCACTTATCCCGACTGGCCTGAAGATACGCGCATGCGCCGTAACGCTGAGCAAGCGATTGATATCAACAATTTCTCCGCCAGCCGCGTTATTGCTTTTTTTGACCGCTTTGCACCACTCACCAATGCTGGCGCAGCGAAATATGCAATCGCTCTTCAATCAAGAGGCGAGACGCTGAAAGCAAATGCCATGGCCAAACAGGCTTGGCGTGGTGGCACGTTAACAGATGAAGATGAAGCAGCTCTGCTCAATCGATTCAGTGGTGCGCTCACCGTGGATGACCATGATGCACGCATGAATGCGCTCCTGTGGAGCCGGGCGACCCGGGATGCTGCGGGGCAACTGGGCTTCACCTCTTCTGAACGCCGAGCGGTATTTGAAGCGCGGCTCGCTCAGTTAACAGATGCGCCGGATGCTGGTGCGAAAGCGCGAACGGTAAACAGTCTGGCGCAATATGATGCCGGCTATATTGCTGATCGCGCTCGTTATTTGCGCAACAAGGGACAGAGCTATAATGCCCGGCAGCTTATGGCCAACAGGCCAGTCCTGCGCATCAGGCCAAGCAGCCCATCACAAATCGCAACCTGGTATGATGCCAATTTGATCAACGCCAGAGCGGCTTATAATGACCGGCAGTGGACCGTGGCCTATAATATCGCGTCGAAGGTTGATGATGCCTATGCCGCACCAACTGACATCGCTGCCCAGAGCAGCCGCATACGTGACAAATATTCTGATCTGACCTGGTTGGCTGGCAACGCGGCACTATGGGGTCAGCGCAATCCAGCCAAAGCGGTCGCAATGTTTGACCGCTACGCGCGTTCCTATAACAGCCCCAATATTCGCTCAAAAGGCTATTATTGGGCTGGTCGCGCTGCCGCAGAGGCTGGGCAAAACGCCGAAGCAACGGCTTATTTTGAAAAGGCCGCTGCCTTTCCAGCCTATTTCTACGGCCAGCTAGCCCATGAACGACTCGGTCGCTCGCTGCCTTCGTTCAACCGCAAACCAGCCGTTGAAATCACTGATCAGGATCGCCGTAATTTTGATCAAGACCCGATGGTAATCGCCACGAAAGCTTCGGCGAGAACCGGCCCTTGGCGTGAACAGATTCGATTTTACCGGGCCCTCTCGTTTAATGCGAAGACCACCAAAGACTATGCTCTGATCAGCGATTTATCTGCTCGGATAGGGCAACGTGACCTTGGTGTGATCGCGGGGATCAGTGCCCAGGGCCAAAAGCTGGCTGCCACGGATTCCACGCTGTTCCCTACGCTGACAGTTCCTAACGGCTATCAGAATAATTGGACCAGCATTCACGCCATCACTCGCCAGGAAAGCCAATTTGCACGCGGCGCGATCAGTCATGCCGGTGCGCGCGGGTTGATGCAGCTGATGCCTGGTACGGCGCGAGAACAGTCGGGCAAGGCGGGATTGCGCTATAACCTGTCATCTCTGACCAGCGATCCCCAATATAATATCCGTCTCGGCAGCGGCTATTTTCAACGCATGCTCCGCTATTATGGCGGCTCTCGTCCCCTCGCCGTCGCTGCCTATAATGCCGGCCCAGGCAATGTGAACAAATGGCTGCGGCGCAATGGCGATCCGCGTCAAGGCGGGATAGACTGGCTGAAATGGATTGAAGACATCCCGATTTCCGAGACGCGCAATTACGTCAAACGCGTGCTGGAAAATGCAGTGGTATATGACACGCTTAATCCGCGAGGACCGGAATTGAAAAGCGACACGCCACTGACGCGCTATATAGGCAAGAATTACAAGGGGTGA